The DNA segment CCGCCTGTTGCTGCAGGAATCGTAGGTGTCGGAATTGCTGAAACAGTTGCGGAAGGATCAGAACTGGTAAAAATAAAAGCAACTGGAACTGATTTTTCAGGACAAAAAGTCGAGGACAAAGAATGGTCGGAAAGATTAGGTTTTCTTGTCGGAGGGACCGTATCAAGCTTAGGAACCGCTAAAGCTTTAGGGCGATTTGCTTCTACGTCCAAAGCAAACCCTACAGTCTCCAATGGTGGCGGGGGATCAAAAACGTCCTCGACATTTTCGAAAACAAATGCATCATACAATTCAAATGGAAAGACAGGCGTTAGTGAGGGTTGTCAGTGCTCTCCGGTTAGAGGAAAATATCCAGGGACAACCTTAGACCCAGCTACTGGACACAAAGTAGGTCGTTTTATAGGAGATGATAAAGGAAATATTATGATAGAACCACTTGGTGGTAAAACAATAAAATCAGGAAAAGATGGAATTGATACACATACATTATATCCCAACGGCTCCAATTATCAACGCCTTAATCCACAGGGCCATAAAAATAACCCTACCCCACATGGCCACGGACATCTGGAAGGAACAGGACCCAATATGAAAGGCCAAGGAGAATCAATTGATCCACTTGGAAATAAAGTTCCATGGAATAGCAATAAAGCCCATTGGCCAATAAAGTAAATTGAAATGCAACTTGATGACTTTATAAATACAATTTATTTTGGCGACCGAGGGTGTAAGTCAATAATTTTAGATGGCTGGAATGATGAAGTAAAAATTCAAATAACTTGTATATCACGTATACGAGCTGAATCCTGGAATTATTATACAGATGAGGATGTCGAAAATGGTTATCTGGTTTTTGAAAAGATCAAAAGTATTCATTTTGATCCACCTGGCTTTATACCCAATGACACAATAAACGACATTAATGTAGAAAAACTCCAAGGAGATTTTTACAAAATAATCCTCAATATAAGTTCCGCAGATTTGGAAAGTAATTACACATGTATAGATGTTCAAATCGTAGCTAAAACTTTGGCGATTGAAGATCCCAAGTATCCTAATATTCGAATTAGAGATTGAATGTTTATACAAAAACAATATTTATCTAAACTTTGCAAAAACTAAAACAGCTCTTTGAAAACAATTTTCTTTTACTAAGAGAGATCTGAAAGAAGAAAAGAAATAACCCGGATCATTTCGTGAGAGAGAACGAAGAACTGTGCACCGCCGGTGCACACTCTTAACATCAAAGTCTCTCTTCCAAAAAGAAACACTCCTTCTCAACGCGGTAGGGATCGATGCGGGGTCAAGAAATTGAACGCTCTATAAAATCTGGGTTTTACGTAAAACTCTCAATTTGTTGACCGAAGCGGAGAGCCCGGTCCTGCGTTAGCAGGAACCGTCAAACGACTCCCTCGGAAGAATTACCGTAAAACACATCCCGGAAGGAGACATCCGGTATACATACGATTCTCTTTCCGGAAGTGAAAACGCACTCGGACAGATCGTACGAGTGGAAGACGGGGTTCAGAACAAAACGTTCAGCTATGACAAACTCGGAAGGGTGAAAAAAGAGATTCGCACAATTCTTACGACTTCCAGCGAAAGCCCTCTTCCGTCCGAAACACAAGGACCGTATATTACAGAAACAAAATACGATCTCCTTGGACGAGTCACTCGCATCGACTACCCAGAACATCCGATTTCCCACGGAAGAATGAGAGCCTGCTACAACTACGGGACAGCGGGATATATTTCAGGAATTTCTGTTCAGGTCAATACAAACGGAATCCTTCCAGGATTTTGCAACAAGGATGTGGTGGAAAATATTTCCTACAACGAGTTTGGACAGACAGCGGGGTTTACACTCGGAAACGGGATCGAGACGACATACGGCTATGATGTCAAAGGGAGAATGGTGCGACTTCGTTCTTCCGGAGACGTGAACGGAAACACAAAAGTTTTGCAGGACGCGGTGTATGCGTTTAACAGCAAAAACAATATCACGAGCATTGCAAACAATACGAGTGAACACAATGTTCAATACGACTACGAATACGACGGGCTGGGGCGTTTGACAAACGCAAACGGAAGATATCTCGAACCTGCAAACAACAATCTTACAAACTCGTTTCAGCAAAGTTACAGCTATGCGAACAATGGAAATCTCATATCAAAACGGATCCATGATCCCGCAAACGGAAGTGTTACCGATCACTGGAGTTATCAATATTCCAACCACCAGGTCACAAACATCGACTCTTCTAAGTCGGGAAACGATACTCTCACGATGGCGTATGACGCGAAGGGAAATCTCACAAGACAACGTGACAACACAAAGGATCTGACAAAACGGATTCAGGTCGATTCCCAAGACAGGATCGTTCGGATTCAAGACGGGGACGGAGCTGTTCTCGGATCTTACTGGTATGACGAGGGTGGGTTTCGAGTTCGAAAGTCTGCTCTCACGAAAAAAGACAATCAGTTTACAAACGTAGAGATCCTTTACCCAAGCAAGTTCTACGGACTCGAATACGTCGAGAGTGCAAACGTAATCACAAGCGTGAACAACGTATATCTAAACGGAGTTCGTATTGCAGCACTCAACGAAGTCGGAGCGATGGCGTATTACTTGACAGATCAAGTTGACTCCGTGTCACACGTGTTAGACGACGAGGGAAACACTCTTTCCAAGATGCAGTATCTCCCCTACGGAGAGACCTTTGTTCACAAAGGTGACACCGACTTTGCACCCAAATACAATTCGCAAGAGTTGGACAGAGAGTCCGGGTTTTACTTTTACAACGCTCGCTACTACGATCCCGGGATTGCGAGGTTTACAAGTGCGGATACAGTCATCGACGGAGAATGGGACACGCAAGGATGGAACCGATTCTCCTATGTAAAGGGAAATCCGATTGGGGCAAAAGATCCAACGGGGCATGACACTTTCCTATACTTTTACAAATCTGAAACAACGGAGTCAGGAGCAGGCCACGTCGCAGTTGGAGTTGGTAATGCTAAGAAACAAACCTTATATGAAGCAAATCCAGAAAATTCTAATCCGATTAGTCCAATGGAAAAGACTTACAAACATGAAGGCTCAATGGATGAGGTACTGAAGAAAAATCATATTGGATCAAAAGGAAAGAATCCTGATCTGGTTTTGCAATTGAAAACAGATTCAAAAGGCACTGAGGATGGAAAGATCAAAGAGACTGCCGAAAAGTTTTTCGAGAAAAATAAAAACTGGACAGTTTTTAATGCCAATTGCACTGATTTAGCAAAACAAGGCACTGCACAGACAAAGTATAAAAGTGGAAAAGCGCCAATTTCCACACCTACGGACTTCGCGAATGATCTTTATAAAAATAATCAAGAGGCAATCAAGTCAGGAGATATTAAAGTTTTGAAAGGAGATTTTCAAAAATATAAAGATGGCACAGGGTCTGCGAATGGTGTCAGTAAAGTCCTAGTTAACGATGCTAAAGAGGCAACTGCAAAAACAATAAATGACATTTTTAAATAAGGTAAAATTGATAATGCTGGTAATAAAAACTATTATATTGGTAAGTAGTGCTGGAATAATTTATGCGGCACTTATACTGTTTTTTCATTTTGCGATAATTTCAAATATTACTCATAAATTCACATCAATATATTCAATTTTTATAATTTTATTTACATTTTTTGGAATAATTTTTTATTTACCGATATTAATTTGGTATTTAATACGAATTAAACTTTGGCAAATGTTTTTGCTAATTTTTTTTAATATGTTTATACTCTGTACATTTCTTTACATAATCCAAAATAAATTTCTTGAAGATATAGTTTTAGAAGAAATTTTTATACTTCTTAGCCTACTTATATCTATATTTTTAATTATCTTCATACGACTTGAACCTCGCAAAAACTAAACTATGCTCTCCCCTGAACAATAGCAAAACATTTCTTTCACAACGCGGAAGGGATGGAGGCGGAGTCAATAAATTGAGACTGAAAATAATACTTTGTATAACATTTCTTTCTTTCAATTTATTGACTGGAGCCGAGAGCCCGGTTTCGGAGAAACAAAAACAAAATAGTAAAGTAGAAGATAACAAGATAACTAAAAATAAAGAAACATTTCTCCGAAATCCGCCCTACCCACTAACAACGAAGGTTGAAAAATTTCTAAACGGTTCCAGAACCTTAACTCAAAATTCGAATGTAACTTTGGACGGATACAAGATCGCGAGAAAGACCGAAAGCGTGACCGATCATTTTAGCGACGGAGCGCACGGAGTTACGACCACGACGAATGTTACCGATTTTGAAACCGACGATACAAGCAATCAAAGAAGAGCCACTCGTCAAGTATCGTTTGCGGGGAGTTCCCACGAAACAACGACTCTTTTGTCGTATGACACAAGAGGAAATTTAACAAAAAGTGTGAGTTCCTACACCGGAAGCGGATTGCAGAGTGTGGGAACTCAAACAATCGAATCCGAATATGACACTTACGGAAACAAAACGAGCGAAAGAAACTCCAGCGCAACCCCCGCCCGTGGGACATCCTACAGTTATGACAACGAACTTCATCAGTTTGTGACTCAGAAAACATCCTTTGGAGGATCAATCAGTATTCCGACCCGATATACGATCCAATACGGATCCGCATTCGGTTCTCCCGCCGAAACCACCGACGCAAACGGAAACAAAAGCTTTTTTGAATATGATGAATACGGAAGATCGGTCGAGTCGAGCGTTCAGACGGACGACGGAACCAGAACGATCGCGACGTATTCCTACAACGCATTGTTTCCACTGAGTGCAAAGACCATTCTACCGGCGGGAACCGGAGATCCGGATTTTGTATCCAAAACGTATGCGGACGGAATGGGAAGAACCATCTACACGGTCAAAACTGCGTCTAACGGTAAGTATGCGATCACCGGAAGACTTGTGTATGACGCAAACGGAAAACTGATTCGCGAAAGCAGGTCCGACTGGGCCGGCTCCGGAGAGATGGGCCAATTTGTCCTTCATTTGGAAGAAAGAAATCCGACATTGTTTGAATACGATTCGATCGGAAGAATCAAAAAGACAACCATGCCGGCTGCGGAAGGAGAAACTTCACCGACAACAATTACGACAACCTACAACGATCCGTTTGAAACAGTGGAGAATCATTCCAGCGGTCAGAGCAAGACGATCACAAAGGACGCAAGAGGACGGATCTTGTATGTGGAAGATGTCGGAGGAGACGGAATCCAAGCAAGGATCGGATTTTGTTACGACATAGCCGGACAAAGAATCAAGAAGAGCGATCTGGGTGACGGAACTCCTCTCTCGTGTCCCGCCACGATTGCGGGAGTTCCCACAAAAGATACTTCCGGGAACAACCAAGCATTCTGGAGTTACGACCCATTGGGAAGACTGCGGGCACAAAGCGATCCGGATTTGGGTGTGAGTTCCTACAATTACAACAATTTCGGGGATCTCACGTCCACCACGGACGCAAGAGGAGTTACGACAACTCTGGCCTACGATGCAGTCGGAAGAATTACCGTAAAACACATCCCGGAAGGAGACATTCGGTATACATACGATTCTCTTTCCGGAAGTGAAAACGCACTCGGACAGATCGTACGAGTGGAAGACGGGGTTCAGAACAAAACATTCAGCTATGACAAGCTCGGAAGGGTGAAAAAAGAAACGAGAGTCATCTTAACAACGTCCAGCGAAAGCCCTCTTCCGTCCGAAACACAAGGTCCGTATATTACGGAAACTAAATACGACCTCCTTGGACGAGTGACTCGCATCGACTACCCAGAACATCCGATTTCCCACGGAAGAATGAGAGCCTGCTACAACTACGGAACCGCCGGATATATTTCAGGAATTTCTGTTCAGGTCAATACAAACGGAATCCTTCCAGGATTTTGCAACAAGAATGTGGTGGAGAATATTTCCTACAACGAGTTTGGACAGACAGCGGGGTTTACACTCGGAAACGGGATCGAGACGACATACGGCTATGATGTCAAAGGGAGAATGGTGCGACTTCGTTCTTCCGGAGACGTGAACGGAAACACAAAAGTTTTGCAGGACGCGGTGTATGCGTTTAACAGCAAAAACAATATCACGGGAATTGCAAACAACACGAGTGAACACAATGTTCAATACGACTACGAATACGACGGACTTGGGCGTTTGACAAACGCAAACGGAAGATACGTAGAACCGGAAAACAACAATCTTACCAATGCGTTCCACCAAAGTTACAGCTATGCGAACAATGGAAATCTCATATCAAAACGGATCCATGATCCCGCAAACGGAAGTGTTACCGATCACTGGAGTTATCAATATTCCAACCACCAAGTCACAAACATCGACTCTTCTAAAACGGGAAACGACACTCTCACGATGTCATATGACGCGAAGGGAAATCTGACTCGTCAGAGAGACAACGCAAAGGATCTGACAAAACGGATTCAGGTCGATTCCCAAGACAGGATTGTTCGGATTCAAGACGGGGACGGAGCTGTTCTCGGAAGTTACTGGTATGACGAAGGAGGGTTTCGAGTTCGAAAGTCTTCATTGCAACCGAAGGACAATCAGTTTACAAACGTAGAGATTCTTTACCCAAGCAAGTTCTATGGACTCGAATATGTAGAGAGTGCAAACGTTATCACTTCGGTGAACAACGTATATCTAAACGGAGTTCGTATTGCAGCACTCAACGAAGTCGGAGCGATGGCGTATTACTTGACAGATCAAGTTGACTCCGTGTCACACGTGTTAGACGATGATGGAAACACTCTTTCCAAGATGCAATATCTCCCCTACGGAGAGACCTTTGTTCACAAAGGTGACACCGACTTTGCTCCCAAATACAATTCGCAAGAGTTGGACAGAGAGTCCGGGTTTTACTTTTACAATGCGAGATACTACGATCCCGGGATTGCGAGGTTTACAAGTGCGGACACCGTCATCGACGGTGAGTGGGACACGCAAGGATGGAACCGGTTCTCCTATGTAAAGGGAAATCCGATTGGGGCGAAGGATCCAACGGGGCATTTGGCACAACTCATCCCAGTAGCGGTACGTGTCTTACAAGGTTTAGCCGTAACGGGAATGGCTTATTGCGAAGTCAAGGGGTGTGCTAATACAGATGATTTAAGCAAAGCTGAAAAACCTCGAGACACTTCTGTAACTCCTAACGATGCGAAAAAGATGGAGAAAAATGGCCTTGATCCGCTCAATGTAAAAAAAGGATCAAAACAAACCTTAGGTGAAGGAGCTAAAAATAGCACCAATGCAGGGGTTAATAATAAAGGAAATAATACTGGAAATAATGGAAAAGCAGCGAATGGAGGAAAATCAGCTGAACCTAGCCAAGATAAGCGTTTCAGCAAAGAAAAACAAGCTCTTGTAGAAATGGCTAAAAATGACAAAAAAAATGGGGGAATTAGCTCAAAAGATATGGAAGCATATAAGAAACTAAATAAAGAATTGAAAGACCCATTCTCATCCGATAAAGTTAGAGGACCAGAATCTCATCCAAATCGACCATATGGTAAAGAACCTCATGGGCACGTTGGTCCAGTAAATCATATCCCGATTAAAGACTAAGAGAGCTTATGAAATTATTACAAATCTGGCAATTAGCAGCGCTTGAATTACAAATTGAAATCGAAGTTCCTTCTTCATTTTCGTTACCTAGTGGCGACAAAATTGATGTCACATTCATTGTAAAAAATTTTGGAGCTCCAAATGGAATGCTGATTGTCTCTGATTACAATTCAATTCATACGTTTACAGAAAAAATCTTAAATGCAGGCTATGGCTACTCTACAATTGATGAGCCCTTAGAAAGTGAGGAATATTCTAAAGAAAATTTAAAAGAATTATTAAATGACTGGGGATGGTGTGGCCCTGATAGTTCGAAACCAAGTTGGATAGATTCTCACAAAAGCTAAAATCGCTCTTTGAAAACAATTTTCTTTTACTAAAAGAGATCCGAACGAAGAAAAGAAATATTTCTCTTCTCACAATGGGTGCGGTAGGGATCGATGCGGGGTCAAGTTATTGCTTTCAAATTGAGACATCGATCGAACGACAAGATCACTCAATAACTTGACCGGAGCGGAGAGCCCGGTCCTGCGAAAACTCAGTGCGTCACTCTCTACGGATCGCTCCGCAGGAACCGCCAATATCAATACGAGAATCACCAAGTCACAAACATCGACTCTTCTAAGTCGGGAAACGATACTCTCACGATGGCGTATGACGCGAAGGGAAATCTGACTCGTCAGAGAGACAACGCAAAGGATCTGACAAAACGGATTCAGGTCGATTCCCAAGACAGGATTGTTCGGATCCAAGACGGGGACGGAGCTGTGCTCGGAAGTTACTGGTATGACGAAGGTGGGTTTCGAGTTCGAAAGTCTGCTCTCGAACCAAAGGACAATCAATTTACAAACGTAGAGATTTTGTATCCGAGCAAGTTCTATGGACTCGAATATGTCGAGAGTGCAAACGTTATCACAAGCGTGAACAACGTATATCTCAACGGAGTTCGTATCGCAGCACTCAACGAAGTCGGAGCGATGGCGTATTACTTGACAGATCAAGTTGACTCCGTGTCACACGTGTTAGACGACGAGGGAAACACTCTTTCCAAGATGCAATATCTCCCCTACGGAGAAACCTTTGTTCATCGGGGTGACACCGACTTTGCTCCCAAATACAATTCGCAAGAATTGGACAGAGAGTCCGGGTTTTACTTTTACAACGCGAGATATTACGATCCCGGGATCGCGAGGTTTACAAGTGCAGACACCGTCATCGACGGTGAGTGGGACACGCAAGGATGGAACCGATTCTCCTATGTAAAGGGAAATCCGATCGGAGCAAAGGATCCAACGGGGCATTTGGCACAACTCATCCCAGTAGCGGTACGTGTCTTACAAGGTTTAGCCGTAACGGGAATGGCTTATTGCGAAGTCAAGGGGTGTGCTAATACAGATGATTTAAGCAAAGCTGAAAAACCTCGAGACACTTCTGTAACTCCTAACGATGCGAAAAAGATGGAGAAAAATGGCCTTGATCCGCTCAATGTAAAAAAAGGATCAAAACAAACCTTAGGTGAAGGAGCTAAAAATAGCACCAATGCAGGGGCTACTAATAAAGGAAATAATGGAGGAAATTCTAGTACATATAATAGCTCAGGAGAACAACTTAAAAAGCCATCTTTAAAAGCTCATAAGGAAGCTTTAAAAGAAGTACATAATGAAGTTGGTAAACTACCCAAAGGCGAACCTGGAAAATTCGGTAGTCCTCAAGCAGGAGATGCGAAGAAGGGTTATAGACTTGATCCACCTCACCCAGATACTGCTAAACCTGGTTCAGGAGAGGAGGTGAATCATTTTAATTATTGGGATTTTTCAAACGGGAAACGTGACAAAGGTGGTAAAACTGGAGCTATTCGTATTGAAGACAAATAATTACTATGGAACAAATAAAAATTGAAAACTATATAAAAGATAATCCTAATAAATCATTTCCATATTGGAGTGAACTAGATTCAGAAGCTTGTGGAAAAATTAGAAATACAATCATTAGAAAGTTACAGTTAATATCAGATATCTCAGATATAGACCTAATGAAAACAATAGAAAAGAGAGGAGCATTCAAAGGATTTATTGATATCGACAATATAGAAAATACAAAAAAAGTTCTCCTTACCAGCTTACCAACAACAGACAATGAGCTAATTTATATTAATTGGTATAGAATTAATAAAATAGATCAAATGTATCTACAAGACTTAATAGATAATTTTGACGATATCTGGTATCCAAGTGTAGATGATATTGACGTTATAAATACAACGATTTCATGGATCTTTTCTATTTCACATTTTGGAGGAATTAAAATTATTCAACTAGATTAATTTTAAAACTTAAGTAAGCCTCGCGAAAATTAAACTATGCTCTCCCATGAACACCAGGAAAACATTTCTTTCACAACGCGGAAGGGATGGAGGCGGAGTCAATAAATTGGGAATGAAGATAATACTTTGTATAACGTTTCTTTCTTTCAATTTATTGACTGGAGCTGAGAGCCCGGTTTCGGAGAAACAAAAACAAAATAGTAAAGTAGAAGATAACAAGATAACTAAAAATAAAGAAACATTTCTCCGAAATCCGCCCTATCCAATAATTCCTAATCAGTTTGTGACTCAGAAAACATCCTTTGGAGGATCAATCACCATTCCGACCCGATATGCAATCCAATACGGATCCGCATTCGGTTCTCCCGCCGAAACCACCGACGCAAACGGAAACAAAAGCTTTTTTGAATATGACGATTACGGAAGATCGGTCGAGTCGAGCGTTCAGACGGATGACGGAACCAGAACGATCGCGACGTATTCCTACAACGCATTGTTTCCACTGAGTGCAAAGACCATTCTACCGGCGGGAACCGGAGATCCGGATTTTGTATCCAAAACGTATGCGGACGGAATGGGAAGAACCATCTACACGGTCAAAACTGCGTCTAACGGTAAGTATGCGATCACCGGAAGACTTGTGTATGACGCAAACGGAAAACTGATTCGTGAAAGCAGGTCCGACTGGGCCGGCTCCGGAGAGATGGGTCAATTTGTCCTTCATTTGGAAGAAAGAAATCCGACATTGTTTGAATACGATCCGATCGGAAGGATCAAAAAGACAACCATGCCGATTGCGGAAGGAGAAACTTCTCCGACAACCATTACGACAACCTACAACGATCCCTTTGAGACGGTGGAAAATCATTCCAGCGGTCAGAGCAAAACGATCACAAAGGACGCAAGAGGACGGATCTTGTATGTGGAAGATGTCGGAGGAGACGGAATCCAAGCAAGGATCGGATTTTGTTACGACATAGCCGGACAAAGAATCAAGAAGAGCGATCTGGGTGACGGAACTCCTCTCTCTTGTCCCGCCACGATTGCGGGAGTTCCCACAAAAGATACTTCCGGGAACAACCAAGCATTCTGGAGTTACGACCCATTGGGAAGACTGCGGGCACAAAGCGATCCGGATTTGGGTGTGAGTTCCTACAATTACAACAATTTCGGGGATCTCACGTCCACCACGGACGCAAGAGGAGTTACGACAACTCTGGCCTACGATGCAGTCGGAAGAATTACCGTAAAACACATCCCGGAAGGAGACATTCGGTATACATACGATTCTCTTTCCGGAAGTGAAAACGCACTCGGACAGATCGTACGAGTGGAAGACGGAGTTCAGAACAAAACATTCAGCTATGACAAACTCGGAAGGGTGAAAAAAGAAATTCGCACAATCCTTACAACTTCCAGCGAAAACCCTCTTCCGTCCGAAACACAAGGACCGTATATTACGGAAACTAAATACGACCTCCTCGGACGAGTGACTCGCATCGACTACCCAGAACATCCGATTTCTCACGGAAGAATGAGAGCCTGCTACAACTACGGAACTGCGGGTTACATTTCAGGGATTTCTGTTCAGGTCAATACAAACGGAATCCTTCCAGGATTTTGCAACAAGAATGTGGTGGAGAATATTTCCTACAACGAGTTTGGACAGACAGCGGGGTTTACACTCGGAAACGGGATCGAGACGACATACGGCTATGATGTCAAAGGGAGAATGGTGCGACTTCGTTCTTCCGGAGACGTGAACGGAAACACAAAAGTTTTGCAGGACGCGGTGTATGCGTTTAACAGCAAAAACAATATCACGGGAATTGCAAACAACACGAGTGAACACAATGTTCAATACGACTACGAATACGACGGACTTGGGCGTTTGACAAACGCAAACGGAAGATACGTAGAACCGGAAAACAACAATCTTACCAATGCGTTCCACCAAAGTTACAGCTACGCGAAGAATGGAAATCTCATATCAAAACGGATCCATGATCCCGCAAACGGAAGTGTTACCGATCACTGGAGTTATCAATATTCCAACCACCAGGTCACAAACATCGACTCTTCTAAGTCGGGAAACGATACTCTCACGATGGCGTATGACGCGAAGGGAAATCTCACAAGACAACGTGACAACACAAAGGATCTGACAAAACGGATTCAGGTCGATTCCCAAGACAGGATTGTTCGGATTCAAGACGGGGACGGAGCTGTTCTCGGAAGTTACTGGTATGACGAAGGAGGGTTTCGAGTTCGAAAGTCTGCTCTCACGAAGAAAGACAATCAATTTACAAACGTAGAGATCCTTTACCCAAGCAAGTTCTATGGTCTCGAATATGTCGAGAGTGCAAACGTTATCACAAGCGTGAACAACGTATATCTAAACGGAGTTCGTATTGCAGCACTCAACGAAGTCGGAGCGATGGCGTATTACTTGACAGACCAAGTTGACTCCGTGTCACACGTGTTAGACGATGAGGGAAACACTCTTTCCAAGATGCAATATCTCCCCTACGGAGAAACCTTTGTTCATCGGGGTGACACCGACTTTGCACCCAAATACAATTCGCAAGAATTGGACAGAGAGTCCGGGTTTTACTTTTACAACGCGAGATATTACGATCCCGGGATCGCGAGGTTTACAAGTGCAGACACCGTCATCGACGGTGAGTGGGACACGCAAGGATGGAACCGATTCTCCTATGTAAAGGGAAATCCAATCGGAGCAAAGGATCCAACGGGGCATGACACGGTCATTGATACATTGGCTGGCGTAAATCATGTCTTGAACAAATTGGGGGACGCTTCTTACAAAGCTGGAACTGCAGCAAAAGATGGATCTTTTATCGGTAATTCGACCGGGTTACTCTATGATTCTGCAGCTTTAATTTACAAAACTGCGGCTGCTGCCGTGCCATCAAATCGTCGCGAGTTAGAAGAAATGGCGACCGGTTCTTATGGATTAAAGTTAGCAGCCTCAACAGCAAAAGGAATTGCAAAAATTGCTGGTTCCGCAGAAAAAATTCCTTTAGGTTTTAAAAATGAAGGTCAATATAAGAAAGCGATGTCAGAATTGGATAATATTATGAAATCTAAAAATATTTCCGACTATAACTTAGGTGTTAGAGGTAGCTCAGTAACAGGGCAAAGTTTTAAATCTGGAAAACCTTTTGGTTCGAAAAGTGATATCGATGTTTTTGTTGAAAGTTCTTCTTTGACAAAAAATCTTAACACATCTAAGAATATACCTGGATTTGTGCATCCTGATAAATTAATGAGTAAAAATCCAGAATTTGGTTCCTGGTCTGAAAAATGGGGAAAAATTCTTAACAGGGAAGTATCAGTAGGTGGCTTTGAGAAAGGCAAAGTTCCAAATCAGCCAACGATACTTTATGGAAATAAAAAGTGATTTCTCAAATATACTTTCGTTTTAACTCATCAGAAAAAGTAATTAAGTTAGAAACATTTGTAAAAGTAATCCAAAAAGAACTATTAGGATTTGATCATGAAGTTAGAGAAAGTAGCAATTATTATTCTGGCTTTTATCATTCATTCAAAACGAAGGAAAATAAAATTAATGTGGCAGAGGCGGATGATA comes from the Leptospira sp. WS92.C1 genome and includes:
- a CDS encoding RHS repeat domain-containing protein yields the protein MKIILCITFLSFNLLTGAESPVSEKQKQNSKVEDNKITKNKETFLRNPPYPIIPNQFVTQKTSFGGSITIPTRYAIQYGSAFGSPAETTDANGNKSFFEYDDYGRSVESSVQTDDGTRTIATYSYNALFPLSAKTILPAGTGDPDFVSKTYADGMGRTIYTVKTASNGKYAITGRLVYDANGKLIRESRSDWAGSGEMGQFVLHLEERNPTLFEYDPIGRIKKTTMPIAEGETSPTTITTTYNDPFETVENHSSGQSKTITKDARGRILYVEDVGGDGIQARIGFCYDIAGQRIKKSDLGDGTPLSCPATIAGVPTKDTSGNNQAFWSYDPLGRLRAQSDPDLGVSSYNYNNFGDLTSTTDARGVTTTLAYDAVGRITVKHIPEGDIRYTYDSLSGSENALGQIVRVEDGVQNKTFSYDKLGRVKKEIRTILTTSSENPLPSETQGPYITETKYDLLGRVTRIDYPEHPISHGRMRACYNYGTAGYISGISVQVNTNGILPGFCNKNVVENISYNEFGQTAGFTLGNGIETTYGYDVKGRMVRLRSSGDVNGNTKVLQDAVYAFNSKNNITGIANNTSEHNVQYDYEYDGLGRLTNANGRYVEPENNNLTNAFHQSYSYAKNGNLISKRIHDPANGSVTDHWSYQYSNHQVTNIDSSKSGNDTLTMAYDAKGNLTRQRDNTKDLTKRIQVDSQDRIVRIQDGDGAVLGSYWYDEGGFRVRKSALTKKDNQFTNVEILYPSKFYGLEYVESANVITSVNNVYLNGVRIAALNEVGAMAYYLTDQVDSVSHVLDDEGNTLSKMQYLPYGETFVHRGDTDFAPKYNSQELDRESGFYFYNARYYDPGIARFTSADTVIDGEWDTQGWNRFSYVKGNPIGAKDPTGHDTVIDTLAGVNHVLNKLGDASYKAGTAAKDGSFIGNSTGLLYDSAALIYKTAAAAVPSNRRELEEMATGSYGLKLAASTAKGIAKIAGSAEKIPLGFKNEGQYKKAMSELDNIMKSKNISDYNLGVRGSSVTGQSFKSGKPFGSKSDIDVFVESSSLTKNLNTSKNIPGFVHPDKLMSKNPEFGSWSEKWGKILNREVSVGGFEKGKVPNQPTILYGNKK
- a CDS encoding DUF6258 family protein; translation: MQLDDFINTIYFGDRGCKSIILDGWNDEVKIQITCISRIRAESWNYYTDEDVENGYLVFEKIKSIHFDPPGFIPNDTINDINVEKLQGDFYKIILNISSADLESNYTCIDVQIVAKTLAIEDPKYPNIRIRD